The genomic region TGGGCAGTATAAACCGGGTGATCCGTCCTCGTTTAAAACTGCACTGAATCGATTAATCTGGCAAATCCACCTGACCGGGCTTATATTGCCACTATCGATATAAGCCGTTTTTCTCTGCTGCTGACAGCTTAGTCGCTAAGAAGACTCTTAAAGACAGGCCGTCAGCACCATGAAACTTCATTTCTTCCAGTTTTCTTATTGTCACATTTGACCCTACTGCGCAAAACTTGCCTTAACCAAATACGGCGCTTCACGCACGCTGGGTAACTGTCTCCACAGATTAAATAAGGTCGGGACGCTGATGCGTGGTAACAATTTCCGGAGGACATCCTGTGAATAAATCAATGTTGGCAGGTGTGGGTATTGGTGTAGTGGCAGCACTCGGGGTTGCTGGCGTGGCAAGTATGAACGTGTTTGACCGCGGACCACAGTTTGCACAGGTGGTGTCTGCCACGCCAATCAAAGAAATAAGTAAAAATCCGCGTCAGGATTGCCGTAACATCACCCTGACGCATCGCCGCCCGGTACAGGATGAAAACCGTATCGCCGGATCGGTGCTGGGTGCGGTAGCCGGGGGCGTAATCGGCCACCAGTTTGGTGGCGGTCGGGGCCGCAGCGTCGCGACGGTAGCAGGCGCACTGGCAGGTGGATACGGTGGTAACCAGGTGCAGGGTGCATTGCAGGAGCGTGATACCTATACCACTACTGAAAAGCGTTGTAAGACCGTCTATGAAAAGCAGGAAAAAATGATGGGCTACGATGTCACTTATAAAATTGGTAATCAGCAGGGCAAAATCCGTATGGATCACGACCCCGGCAGCCGTATTCCGCTGGACAGCAACGGACAGCTGATACTGGATAATCAGGCATAGTCAGCCTGGTGAATAAAAAAGCGGCCCTGGCAGCTTTTTTATTGCCTAATTAACCCCGATCTGTGGGCGTGGTTATCAACATATTTTGGTGCGCCCTTGTAATCTTTGAATTTAAATCTGCAAGCATAAGCTTCTTTTGAGGATCACCGTGAGTAGTGTCAAAGCACGCTTATGTGGAAGCGGATTTCATTGGTAACAAAAAACACGTCCTTTAATTACGCCCACCAACAGGTATTAGGCACTGTCTTACTTATAATCTTATATAGACAGACCAGAACTTCTTTCTAAGTGGGCAGCTCTACTTTATGCGCGGTAACCAAAGGGGGATTTTACCGTTCGTGTAAAACTTCGTGATCTGTCTGTGATGATGCCTGGAAGTTTTTTAATTTTGCTGACGAGCAAGGCAGCTTTCCTGACTGTTCTGTAAAGCCCGTTAAGCTGCCACCACGCTGTCCTTAGCAAAAGTGGCTTTTTTAATGGTCAGGGTGAATAGGGATAATTTGCCATCATGACTGCAACGTCTTCCCTCAGTCTGACCGATTACGACGGTAACAAAACGCTGTGCGGAATGAGGTTTTTAATACAATCAGGCGGCATTGGTCAGCAGCTGATTCATAAAATCCCTCACCCAGTTTATACGAATTTTGCGTTCGGTCAGATCGCGCATAAACCTCAGTCTGGTTGGGCCATCCAGACGCCAGTGCTGTGGTTCTTTCTGCAACAGGCCAATCATCCAGCCCGGATCAGCGCTGTTTTTGGCGGCAAACTCAATAAATCCGCCTTTGTCATTGGCTTCTACCCGGCGAATACCAATTTTCTTTGCGGTCAGCCTCAGGGCCGCAATATCCAGCAGGTTTCGCACGGCGTCCGGCAGCGAGCCAAAGCGGTCTATCAGCTCGACTTTCAGCTCATCCAGTTCGCCATCTTTTTCAGCGCTGGCGATTCGCTTGTAAAAGGAAAGGCGAGTATTGACGTCCTGGATGAAATCATCCGGCAGAAGCGAGGGCATGCGCAGTTCAATTTCAGTCTGGCTGCTGGTCAAATCCTCCAGTGAAGGTTCACGACCTGCTTTCAGCGCATCCACCGCATTCTCCAGCAGTTCCATATACAGTGAAAAACCAATGGACTCCATCTGTCCGCTCTGGTCCTCGCCCAACAGTTCACCGGCGCCACGGATTTCCAAATCGTGGGTTGCCAGTGCGAAACCTGCGCCTAAATCTTCCAGAGAGGCAACTGCCTCCAGCCGCTTATGGGCATCGGTGGTCATTGCTTTTGGGTGCGGTGTAAGCAGCCAGGCATAGGCCTGGTGGTGCGAACGGCCAACGCGCCCCCTTAGCTGGTGTAACTGGGCCAGACCGAAATGGTCAGCACGCTCAATGATTATGGTATTCGCCGTGGGAATATCAATGCCGGTTTCGATAATGGTGGTACAGACCAGCACGTTAAAACGCTGGTGATGGAAATCATTCATCACTCGCTCCAGCTCACGCTCGCGCATTTGTCCGTGACCGATGGCGATGCGTGCTTCAGGTACCAGCTCGGCCAGACGCCTGGTCGCCTTTTCGATATTTTCCACATCGTTATACAGATAGTACACCTGGCCCCCGCGCAGTACCTCGCGCAGAATGGCCTCCCGTACCACCAGGTCATCAAACTCACGAACAAAGGTTTTAACCGCCAGACGGCGGGTGGGTGGGGTGGCAATAATTGACAGATCGCGCATGCCACTCATCGCCATATTCAGCGTACGGGGGATTGGCGTGGCAGTCAGCGTCAGAATATCCACATCGGCGCGCATCGCCTTGATACGTTCTTTGTGTCTTACGCCAAAGCGATGCTCTTCATCGACGATCAACAGCCCCAGATCGCGCCATTTGATTTCACTCTGCAACAGCTTATGAGTGCCAATTAAAATATCAACCTTACCTTCCTGAGTATCATTGAGCACCTGCGCCTGTTCTTTCGCGGTGCGGAAGCGAGAGAGCACCTCAATGCGCACTGGCCAGTTGGCAAAACGATCGCGGAAATTGTCGTAGTGCTGCTGTGCCAGCAGGGTGGTTGGCACCAGCACTGCCACCTGTTTATTGTTTTCTACCGCAAGAAAAGCTGCGCGCATTGCCACTTCTGTTTTGCCGAAGCCGACGTCACCGCACACCAGCCGATCCATTGCCAGCGGCTGGCACATGTCGCTCAGAACCGCGTTAATAGCCTGTGCCTGGTCAGGGGTGGTTTCGTAAGGAAAGCTTTGACAGAACGACTGATACTGTTCCCAGTCGTGTTTGAATGCAAAGCCGACTTTTGCCGCACGCTGCGCATAAATATCCAGCAGTTCGGCTGCCACATCCCGCACTTTTTCCGCGGCTTTTTGCCTGGCGCGGACCCATACATCGCTACCCAGTTTATGCAGCGGCGCATTATCGTCTGCACCGCCGACATAGCGGCTGATCAGGTGTAATGAGGACACGGGAACATAGAGTTTGGCATCGCCAGCGTAGGCCAGCATCAGGTATTCAGCAGTAATGCCCCCGGTCTCCAGCGTGGTCAGGCCAATATAGCGGCCCACGCCGTGTTCCAGGTGGACAACCGGCTGACCCGGATGCAGCTCTGCGAGATTGCGGATAAGCACATCAGGATTGATGGTGCGTCGGCTGTCCTGTCTGGGGCGGCTAATGCGTTCACCCAGTAAATCACTTTCGCATATCAACGCACGGTTGCGCTGGCTGTCGATAAAACCATGCTCGCTGGCGCCAATCATCAGATAGTGAGAAGGCTTTTCCGCCTCCTGAAGGCGGGTAATGGCCTTAGGTAAAATTTTAATGCGGGCCAGCAGCTCCTGTAATGCTTCGCGACGGCCTTCACTCTCCACGGAAAAGATGACCGGGCCGGAAAAAGACTCAAGAAAGCGGCGAAGGGTATCGAGCGGTGTTTTAGCCTGGGCCTGCACCGCCAGATCGGGCAGCGGTTGATAGCCGAGATTGCTATTACTGGCTTTTTCAGCCAGCGCGTCGTGCTTAAATTGTACGCGTGGCCATTTTTTCAGTTCGCTAAACAATTGATCGGTGCGCAGCCACAGCGTATCAGGGGCAAGCAAAGGACGCATCGGATCAACACGGCGATTTTCAAAACGACGGTTCACGTCCTGCCAGAAGCGATCGGCACTGGTTTCCACATTACCGCAGGTCACCAGCAGACTGTTTGCCGGCAAATAACTGAAAAGCGGCACCAGCGGTTGGTCGAAAAACAGCGGCTGCCAGTATTCAATCCCCGCAGGCAACGTGCCCTTGCTGACCTGCTGATAAATATGTTCTGGCTCACGGCGCACGTCAAAATGCTCGCGCCACCGCGTGCGAAACAGTTCAATCGCGGTTTTATCTGTTGGAAATTCGTGGGCAGGGAGCAAATTGATCGCCGATACTTCTTCCAGTGTGCGCTGGCTGTCAACGTCGAAAAGGCGCAGGCTGTCTATTTCTTCATCAAATAAATCAATGCGATAAGGTTGCAGGCTGCCCATCGGAAAAATATCCAGTAGCGCACCGCGCGTGGCATATTCGCCGTGTTCCATCACCTGGTCAACATGACGATAGCCTGCCTGCTCCAGTTGAGAACGTAAAGTATCACGTGACAGATGCTGACCTTTTTTCATTACCAGCGCGTGGCCGTGCAGAAAACTGTGTGGGCACACCAGCTGCATCAGCGTGTTAACTGGCAGGATCAGCACGCCATGCGCCATGTAAGGCAGAGCGTGAAGTGTCGATAAACGGGAAGAGATAATTTCCTGGTGAGGAGAGAAGCTGTCAAAGGGCAGCGTTTCCCAATCGGCCAGGTTTATCACCGTCTCGCAGGTGAACTGTTTAATTTCATCGTGCAGGCGCAGAGCATTTTGCATATCCGGGGTAATTAACACTACCGGACCCTGATGACGTGCGATAATTTCTGCGGATTCGACCGCGCAGGCGGCACCAGTGAGCTGCCCAAGCTGGCGCTGATCGCCTGCTTTGCTGGGAAGGGTATAACGGGATTGTTCAGGCATAATTAGTCAGGCTGTCTCTTCGTGATAAGGAGAGCAGGGAACCTGTGGTTGTGGTTCCCTTTCGGCTTACCCGAGTATACCTCTATTTTGCCGATTGTTGCGTGTAGTGCAAGTCCGGTGCGGTCAATGTTTGCCCACCTCAGCTCTTTTTCCGCGTGGTAGCTGTGGTTTTCGTCGTCCCACGTAATAGCCGGTGTCAGAGTGATCCTGTTCGAAAATATTCAGCACTATTTCTTCCTTTTATATGAACCCACTGTAACATATCCTTTTTGTATCAGTGATATAGGGTGGAAAGTTCGAAATAAGTCTAAATTAATTTAAAATAATATCCCACTCATTACCCCTTGAATCCCTGTACCTGTCAGTTATTTGGGCGGATTTATACCCCAACAATCGTTGTGCAAATTTCGATCCATTTTCTGCGGTATG from Erwinia tracheiphila harbors:
- a CDS encoding glycine zipper 2TM domain-containing protein, which gives rise to MNKSMLAGVGIGVVAALGVAGVASMNVFDRGPQFAQVVSATPIKEISKNPRQDCRNITLTHRRPVQDENRIAGSVLGAVAGGVIGHQFGGGRGRSVATVAGALAGGYGGNQVQGALQERDTYTTTEKRCKTVYEKQEKMMGYDVTYKIGNQQGKIRMDHDPGSRIPLDSNGQLILDNQA
- the mfd gene encoding transcription-repair coupling factor; this encodes MPEQSRYTLPSKAGDQRQLGQLTGAACAVESAEIIARHQGPVVLITPDMQNALRLHDEIKQFTCETVINLADWETLPFDSFSPHQEIISSRLSTLHALPYMAHGVLILPVNTLMQLVCPHSFLHGHALVMKKGQHLSRDTLRSQLEQAGYRHVDQVMEHGEYATRGALLDIFPMGSLQPYRIDLFDEEIDSLRLFDVDSQRTLEEVSAINLLPAHEFPTDKTAIELFRTRWREHFDVRREPEHIYQQVSKGTLPAGIEYWQPLFFDQPLVPLFSYLPANSLLVTCGNVETSADRFWQDVNRRFENRRVDPMRPLLAPDTLWLRTDQLFSELKKWPRVQFKHDALAEKASNSNLGYQPLPDLAVQAQAKTPLDTLRRFLESFSGPVIFSVESEGRREALQELLARIKILPKAITRLQEAEKPSHYLMIGASEHGFIDSQRNRALICESDLLGERISRPRQDSRRTINPDVLIRNLAELHPGQPVVHLEHGVGRYIGLTTLETGGITAEYLMLAYAGDAKLYVPVSSLHLISRYVGGADDNAPLHKLGSDVWVRARQKAAEKVRDVAAELLDIYAQRAAKVGFAFKHDWEQYQSFCQSFPYETTPDQAQAINAVLSDMCQPLAMDRLVCGDVGFGKTEVAMRAAFLAVENNKQVAVLVPTTLLAQQHYDNFRDRFANWPVRIEVLSRFRTAKEQAQVLNDTQEGKVDILIGTHKLLQSEIKWRDLGLLIVDEEHRFGVRHKERIKAMRADVDILTLTATPIPRTLNMAMSGMRDLSIIATPPTRRLAVKTFVREFDDLVVREAILREVLRGGQVYYLYNDVENIEKATRRLAELVPEARIAIGHGQMRERELERVMNDFHHQRFNVLVCTTIIETGIDIPTANTIIIERADHFGLAQLHQLRGRVGRSHHQAYAWLLTPHPKAMTTDAHKRLEAVASLEDLGAGFALATHDLEIRGAGELLGEDQSGQMESIGFSLYMELLENAVDALKAGREPSLEDLTSSQTEIELRMPSLLPDDFIQDVNTRLSFYKRIASAEKDGELDELKVELIDRFGSLPDAVRNLLDIAALRLTAKKIGIRRVEANDKGGFIEFAAKNSADPGWMIGLLQKEPQHWRLDGPTRLRFMRDLTERKIRINWVRDFMNQLLTNAA